In a genomic window of Streptomyces sp. NBC_01231:
- a CDS encoding Gfo/Idh/MocA family oxidoreductase: MTTSAKPLSVAVIGAGMAGRSHAAGYRNVNTVFGAGLPTVRLAAIADANVALGEDAARRYGYEKALPSWEAVVEDPTIDAVSIVVGNDLHRPIAEALVAAGKHVLCEKPLAGSLEDARAMAELERTADVVTAVGYTFRRSPGIAAIRDHVQRGELGDLTLFSGRYWCDYATDANGPLSWRFKGGPGSGALGDVGSHVIDVAEYVAGPIAAVSGATLSTQIPKRPLPLGAVVGHNAAPVSDEFGEVENEDTASFTARFESGLVGTFSVTRTGFGLPNGLGFDVVGLGGRAAFDQHRPAEYLFDDAQPEARTRGPRQIIAGPNLPYFAGGVPMEAPGVGASNADNFTYQARAFLDQIAGVADPRPACATFADALRTMEIIRAVVDSSRNGGALTPVPPASA; the protein is encoded by the coding sequence ATGACCACGTCCGCCAAACCCCTCTCCGTCGCGGTGATCGGAGCCGGCATGGCCGGCCGCAGCCACGCCGCCGGTTACCGCAACGTCAATACGGTCTTCGGTGCCGGCCTGCCGACCGTCCGGCTGGCCGCGATCGCCGACGCCAACGTCGCGCTCGGCGAGGACGCCGCCCGCCGCTACGGCTACGAGAAGGCGCTCCCGAGCTGGGAGGCCGTCGTCGAAGACCCGACGATCGACGCGGTCAGCATCGTCGTGGGAAACGATCTGCACCGCCCGATCGCGGAAGCCCTGGTTGCCGCGGGCAAGCACGTGCTGTGCGAGAAGCCGCTGGCCGGGTCGTTGGAAGACGCCCGCGCGATGGCCGAGTTGGAGCGCACCGCCGATGTCGTGACCGCCGTCGGGTACACCTTCCGGCGTTCTCCCGGCATCGCGGCGATCCGCGACCACGTCCAGCGCGGCGAGCTGGGCGATCTGACCCTGTTCAGCGGCCGGTACTGGTGCGACTACGCGACCGACGCGAACGGGCCCCTGAGCTGGCGGTTCAAGGGCGGCCCGGGCTCCGGCGCGCTCGGGGACGTCGGGTCGCACGTCATCGATGTCGCCGAGTACGTCGCCGGGCCCATCGCGGCGGTCTCCGGCGCCACTCTGTCGACGCAGATCCCCAAGCGGCCGCTGCCGCTGGGCGCGGTCGTCGGACACAACGCGGCCCCCGTCTCCGACGAGTTCGGCGAGGTCGAGAACGAGGACACCGCGTCCTTCACCGCCCGCTTCGAGTCCGGGCTCGTCGGCACCTTCTCGGTGACGCGCACCGGCTTCGGCCTCCCCAACGGGCTCGGCTTCGACGTCGTGGGCCTCGGCGGCCGGGCCGCGTTCGACCAGCACCGGCCCGCCGAGTACCTCTTCGACGACGCCCAGCCCGAGGCCCGCACGCGCGGCCCCCGCCAGATCATCGCCGGCCCGAACCTGCCGTACTTCGCGGGCGGGGTGCCGATGGAGGCGCCGGGGGTGGGCGCCAGCAACGCCGACAACTTCACCTACCAGGCCCGGGCCTTCCTCGACCAGATCGCGGGCGTCGCCGACCCGCGGCCGGCCTGCGCCACCTTCGCCGACGCGCTGCGGACCATGGAGATCATCCGTGCGGTCGTCGACTCCTCCCGCAACGGCGGCGCGCTCACCCCGGTTCCGCCGGCCTCCGCCTGA
- a CDS encoding sugar phosphate isomerase/epimerase has protein sequence MALKLGAYTACLHDRPLTEALDILKENGLTSVEVNTGGFIPAPHCPIDLLLSSAAARDEYLATFADRGMELTGLNCNGNPLNPLPGVGPKHADDLRRTIRLAGLLGVRHVVTMSGTPGSDPDARYPSWVVNPWDGVYMDVLDYQWGVAVEFWKEIDALAREHDVRVAIEMHPHNVVFSPVTLKRLVDEVGATNIGAEMDPSHLMWQGMDVVASIKWLGPLVFHAAAKDATLCPGADIRGVLDTSFTRVPADAPGKVPTGYGFWCNAWPQNPAWKFVAVGAGNDVPYWTEFLRALAEIDPDMAVNIEHEDAAYSQTEGLALAAKNLHSAASAL, from the coding sequence ATGGCTCTCAAGCTCGGCGCCTACACCGCCTGTCTGCACGACCGCCCGCTCACCGAGGCCCTCGACATCCTCAAGGAGAACGGACTGACCTCGGTGGAGGTCAACACCGGCGGCTTCATCCCCGCCCCGCACTGCCCCATCGATCTGCTGCTGTCCTCGGCCGCCGCACGCGACGAGTACCTGGCGACCTTCGCCGACCGCGGCATGGAGCTGACCGGCCTCAACTGCAACGGCAACCCGCTCAACCCGCTCCCGGGGGTCGGGCCGAAGCACGCCGACGACCTGCGCCGCACCATCCGCCTCGCGGGTCTCCTCGGCGTCAGGCACGTCGTCACCATGTCCGGCACCCCGGGCTCCGACCCCGACGCCAGGTACCCGTCCTGGGTCGTGAACCCGTGGGACGGCGTCTACATGGACGTCCTCGACTACCAGTGGGGCGTGGCCGTCGAGTTCTGGAAGGAGATCGACGCGCTGGCCCGGGAGCACGACGTCCGGGTCGCCATCGAGATGCACCCGCACAACGTGGTGTTCTCCCCGGTCACCCTGAAGCGACTGGTCGACGAGGTCGGCGCGACGAACATCGGCGCCGAGATGGACCCCTCCCACCTGATGTGGCAGGGCATGGACGTCGTCGCCTCCATCAAGTGGCTGGGCCCGCTGGTCTTCCATGCCGCCGCGAAGGACGCCACGCTCTGTCCCGGCGCCGACATCCGCGGTGTGCTGGACACGTCGTTCACGCGGGTGCCCGCCGACGCGCCCGGCAAGGTGCCCACCGGCTACGGGTTCTGGTGCAATGCCTGGCCTCAGAACCCGGCGTGGAAGTTCGTCGCCGTCGGTGCCGGAAACGACGTTCCCTACTGGACCGAGTTCCTGCGCGCCCTGGCCGAGATCGACCCGGACATGGCCGTGAACATCGAACACGAGGACGCCGCCTACTCCCAGACCGAAGGGCTCGCCCTCGCGGCCAAGAACCTGCACAGCGCCGCGTCCGCGCTCTGA
- a CDS encoding carbonic anhydrase yields MEGNERWVDGTLQHPDRDPKRRKFVAEAQDPYGVILSCIDSRVPPELVFDTGLGDLFVLRTGGQVVGPVVTGSVEYGPMTSGTPLIVVLGHQRCGAVKASYEAIRDGRTLPGNLSAISEALRPAYEATVKQKAADPVDAMVRIHVKQTAANLRSNKDLAPLVKKGDLAVVSAYYSLDTGRVEVLTGAPSA; encoded by the coding sequence ATGGAGGGCAACGAACGCTGGGTCGACGGAACACTTCAGCACCCCGACCGGGATCCGAAGCGCCGCAAGTTCGTCGCCGAGGCGCAGGATCCCTACGGCGTGATCCTTTCGTGCATCGACTCCCGGGTCCCGCCGGAGCTCGTCTTCGACACCGGTCTCGGCGACCTGTTCGTGCTGCGCACCGGAGGACAGGTGGTGGGGCCGGTGGTCACCGGCTCCGTCGAGTACGGGCCCATGACGTCGGGGACCCCGCTGATCGTCGTACTCGGGCATCAGCGCTGCGGCGCCGTCAAGGCGTCGTACGAGGCGATCCGCGACGGCAGGACGCTGCCGGGGAACCTCAGCGCGATCTCCGAGGCGCTGCGGCCCGCGTACGAGGCGACCGTCAAGCAGAAGGCGGCCGACCCCGTCGACGCCATGGTCCGCATCCACGTGAAGCAGACCGCGGCGAATCTGCGGTCCAACAAGGACCTCGCTCCCCTTGTGAAGAAGGGCGACCTGGCCGTGGTCAGCGCCTACTACTCGCTCGACACCGGCCGGGTGGAGGTCCTCACCGGGGCGCCCTCCGCCTGA
- the ppk2 gene encoding polyphosphate kinase 2: MEHKGETTELMSGLRVDYTDHDDPVLIRPDGTPIDTWRENYPYAQRMERGEYDLHKRLQQIELLKLQSWIKETGRRLVIVFEGRDAAGKGGTIKRFTEHLNPRGARVVALEKPTERERGQWYFQRYVEHLPTAGEIVLFDRSWYNRAGVERVMGFCSDDEYWRFMRQTPAFERMLVDDGVDLIKFWFSVSQGEQRTRFTIRQVDPVRQWKLSPMDLASLDRWDDYTAAKVAMFRETDTEQAPWTVVKSNDKKRARVEAMRSVLARFDYSDKDEEVVGSPDPRVVGAAATLLEAGEDDFVPARF; the protein is encoded by the coding sequence ATGGAGCACAAGGGCGAGACGACCGAACTGATGTCAGGGCTGCGCGTCGACTACACCGACCACGACGACCCCGTCCTGATCCGACCGGACGGCACCCCCATCGACACCTGGCGGGAGAACTATCCGTACGCCCAGCGCATGGAACGCGGGGAGTACGACCTGCACAAGCGACTCCAGCAGATCGAACTGCTGAAGCTGCAGAGCTGGATCAAGGAGACCGGCCGTCGTCTCGTCATCGTCTTCGAAGGGCGCGACGCGGCCGGCAAGGGCGGCACCATCAAGCGGTTCACCGAACACCTCAATCCGCGCGGCGCCCGTGTGGTGGCCCTGGAGAAACCGACCGAGCGCGAACGCGGTCAGTGGTACTTCCAGCGGTACGTCGAGCATCTGCCGACCGCCGGCGAGATCGTGCTGTTCGACCGGTCCTGGTACAACCGGGCCGGCGTGGAACGGGTCATGGGGTTCTGCTCGGACGACGAGTACTGGCGCTTCATGCGGCAGACGCCCGCCTTCGAGCGGATGCTCGTCGACGACGGAGTGGACCTGATCAAGTTCTGGTTCTCGGTCTCGCAGGGCGAGCAGCGCACCCGCTTCACCATCCGTCAGGTGGACCCCGTACGGCAGTGGAAGCTGAGCCCCATGGACCTGGCCTCCCTGGACCGCTGGGACGACTACACCGCCGCGAAGGTCGCCATGTTCCGTGAGACGGACACCGAACAGGCGCCGTGGACGGTGGTGAAGAGCAACGACAAGAAACGGGCCCGGGTGGAGGCCATGCGCAGCGTGCTGGCCCGTTTCGACTACTCGGACAAGGACGAGGAGGTCGTCGGCAGCCCCGACCCCCGCGTCGTCGGCGCGGCGGCCACCCTCCTGGAGGCCGGCGAGGACGACTTCGTCCCGGCCCGCTTCTAG
- a CDS encoding aminoglycoside phosphotransferase family protein, translated as MAPRAVTREQLAGAARSAFGGGRLLEAVEPVAGGSKKGVYRLVMDDATTAIAYVWDDAENYWPAAEGDDDLTDPFSPGLGLDLFEAAHARLDALGVRVPALRLVDRDGAHYPADLAIVEDLPGESLEGLLGRDPRSAAPVMARLAEALEAMRGHRAATYGKVAVVDGGGTSRGTSCEGVVLERALRDLAEAAARDPRIAAARGRLEERLLGLAQAVRPREQYAVVHGELGPDHVLVDADGDPVVIDIEGLMYFDVEWEHVFLRIRLHDDYRPLAVDGLDEDRLALYMLAQRLSLTAGPLRLLDGDFPDRAFMAGIAEHNLNMALELVRS; from the coding sequence ATGGCACCCAGAGCGGTGACGCGGGAGCAGTTGGCGGGTGCGGCGCGGTCCGCGTTCGGCGGTGGGCGCCTGTTGGAGGCGGTCGAGCCGGTCGCGGGCGGTAGTAAGAAGGGCGTGTACCGCCTGGTGATGGACGACGCGACGACGGCGATCGCCTACGTGTGGGACGACGCCGAGAACTACTGGCCGGCGGCCGAGGGTGACGACGACCTCACCGACCCGTTCTCGCCCGGTCTCGGCCTCGACCTGTTCGAGGCCGCACACGCCCGCCTGGACGCGCTCGGCGTCCGCGTCCCCGCTCTCCGTCTCGTCGACCGTGACGGCGCCCACTACCCTGCCGACCTCGCGATCGTCGAGGACCTCCCGGGGGAGAGCTTGGAGGGCCTGCTCGGGCGTGACCCGCGTTCGGCCGCCCCGGTCATGGCCCGCCTGGCGGAGGCGCTGGAGGCGATGCGGGGCCATCGGGCGGCCACGTACGGCAAGGTGGCCGTGGTCGACGGGGGAGGAACGTCGCGGGGGACGTCGTGCGAGGGGGTCGTCCTGGAGCGTGCGCTGCGGGATCTCGCCGAGGCGGCGGCGCGTGATCCGCGGATCGCGGCAGCCCGTGGCCGTCTGGAGGAACGACTGCTCGGCCTGGCGCAGGCGGTCCGGCCGCGCGAGCAGTACGCGGTCGTGCACGGCGAACTGGGGCCCGACCACGTGCTGGTGGACGCGGACGGTGACCCCGTGGTGATCGACATCGAGGGCTTGATGTACTTCGACGTGGAGTGGGAGCACGTCTTCCTGCGGATCCGCCTGCACGACGACTATCGGCCGCTGGCGGTGGACGGACTGGACGAGGACCGGCTCGCGCTCTACATGCTGGCGCAGCGGCTCTCGCTGACGGCGGGGCCACTGCGGCTGCTCGACGGGGACTTTCCCGATCGGGCCTTCATGGCGGGCATCGCCGAGCACAACCTGAACATGGCGCTGGAACTGGTCCGGTCCTGA